AGGCGGGCGGCGTTGGGCATGGCGTGGGGGTCGTGGACGGTGACGGTGGCGCCGTGCAGTTGCAGGGCGGCGGCGACGTTGAGGGCGGGGGAGTCGCGCACGTCGTCGCTGTCGGGTTTGAACGCTGCGCCGAGGCAGGCGATGCGGGCGCCGAGCAGGGACCCGCCGAGCAGGTCGCGGGCCAGCTCGACGGTGCGGGTGCGCCGCCGCATGTTGATCTCGTCGACTTCGCGCAGGAAGGTGAGGGCTTGGGCGACGCCGAGTTCGCCGGCGCGGGCCATGAACGCGCGGATGTCTTTGGG
This genomic window from Actinomycetota bacterium contains:
- a CDS encoding UDP-glucose/GDP-mannose dehydrogenase family protein, encoding PKDIRAFMARAGELGVAQALTFLREVDEINMRRRTRTVELARDLLGGSLLGARIACLGAAFKPDSDDVRDSPALNVAAALQLHGATVTVHDPHAMPNAARLFPTLTYSPTTEAALTDADLVILLTEWRDYRDLDPTTTATWVTHPRILDARNALDPHTWRTAGWTYKGIGRP